The following proteins are co-located in the Apium graveolens cultivar Ventura chromosome 5, ASM990537v1, whole genome shotgun sequence genome:
- the LOC141723790 gene encoding heavy metal-associated isoprenylated plant protein 7-like → MGEEEKKGGEEKVEEKKQVEEKKIEEVKKDEAKQDKKVEKGKEAAPAPAAAPPVIVMRVFMHCEGCAKKVRACLKGFPGVEHVETDCKSHKVIVKGEKADPVKVVERVQRKSHRQVELLSPIPKPLDPVAEEETKVAEVKEVAKPEEEKKEEPQVITVVLKVHMHCEACAQEIKKRILRMKGVETVEPDTKNSQVTVKGIFEPPKLVEYVYKRTGKHAVIVKQDPEKKDVEEKKDDKGGDKAAAGNGKEKKDGGGEEAKAAAAAEAEDTQVLDMKKNEYYYYHPQNYQVYYPTFTAEPSYASHSYPPAPQMFSDENPNACSVM, encoded by the exons aTGGGTGAG GAAGAAAAGAAAGGAGGAGAAGAGAAAGTAgaggagaagaaacaagtggaagAGAAAAAAATTGAGGAAGTGAAAAAAGATGAAGCTAAACAAGACAAGAAAGTAGAGAAAGGAAAAGAGGCTGCTCCTGCACCAGCAGCAGCGCCACCGGTGATTGTTATGAGAGTTTTCATGCATTGTGAAGGTTGTGCTAAGAAAGTCCGGGCCTGTCTCAAAGGCTTTCCAG GAGTTGAACATGTTGAAACTGATTGCAAGAGTCATAAAGTTATTGTGAAGGGAGAAAAAGCAGATCCAGTCAAAGTAGTTGAAAGAGTTCAACGGAAAAGTCACCGACAGGTTGAGCTTCTTTCTCCGATTCCTAAGCCTCTGGATCCGGTGGCAGAGGAGGAGACTAAGGTTGCTGAGGTTAAAGAAGTTGCCAAGCCAGAAGAGGAGAAAAAAGAAGAG CCTCAGGTAATTACAGTGGTGTTGAAAGTACACATGCATTGTGAGGCTTGTGCTCAAGAAATCAAGAAACGTATTCTGAGAATGAAAG GGGTGGAGACTGTGGAACCAGATACAAAGAATTCACAAGTGACAGTGAAAGGAATATTTGAGCCTCCAAAGTTGGTGGAATATGTGTATAAGAGAACCGGTAAACATGCAGTGATTGTAAAGCAGGACCCTGAGAAAAAAGATgttgaagagaagaaagatgacAAAGGCGGAGATAAGGCAGCAGCGGGTAATGGGAAAGAGAAGAAGGATGGTGGCGGTGAAGAAGCAAAGGCAGCTGCTGCTGCTGAAGCAGAGGATACACAAGTGTTGGATATGAAGAAGAATGAGTACTACTACTACCACCCTCAGAACTATCAAGTCTATTATCCGACGTTCACCGCAGAACCATCATACGCATCACACTCATATCCTCCTGCACCTCAAATGTTTAGTGATGAGAACCCTAATGCATGCTCTGTTATGTAA